A single genomic interval of Gossypium raimondii isolate GPD5lz chromosome 11, ASM2569854v1, whole genome shotgun sequence harbors:
- the LOC105761645 gene encoding remorin 4.2, producing MLALQSSVNNGENDPNHDQHHDHDDQDGERIRDIHALTPPHPPAVNARRRWETGSSRASSSSEVAPSENFTTMSREFNALVLAGSSIENNDSDSVHTLNNNQLTRIGEDHELQEETNPLAIVPDNGPYDRESDQPRRVGLGGLETAATAAAGSGGSSGGHGEVTVLRVKKEEVESKICAWQNAKIAKINNRFKREDAIINGWESEQVQKASSWMKKVERKLEEKRARALEKMQNDVAKAHRKAEERRASAESKRGTKVAKILEIANLMRAVGRPPAKRSFF from the exons ATGTTAGCCCTTCAAAGCTCCGTCAACAATGGCGAAAACGACCCAAACCACGACCAACATCACGATCACGACGATCAAGACGGTGAACGTATCAGAGACATCCATGCTTTAACCCCACCACACCCTCCCGCCGTCAACGCCCGTCGTCGTTGGGAAACCGGAAGCAGCCGTGCATCGTCATCGAGCGAAGTAGCTCCGAGTGAAAACTTCACCACCATGAGCCGAGAATTCAATGCTCTGGTCCTCGCCGGATCTTCCATAGAAAACAACGATTCCGATTCCGTACATACTTTGAATAACAATCAGCTGACGAGGATCGGTGAAGATCATGAACTGCAAGAGGAAACTAACCCTTTAGCTATAGTACCCGATAATGGTCCGTACGATCGAGAATCGGATCAACCAAGAAGGGTAGGGTTGGGTGGGTTAGAAACGGCGGCGACTGCGGCGGCGGGGAGTGGTGGTAGTAGCGGCGGACATGGGGAAGTCACGGTGCTGAGAGTGAAGAAAGAGGAGGTGGAATCGAAAATATGTGCTTGGCAAAACGCGAAGATTGCGAAGATTAATAATAGGTTCAAGAGAGAAGATGCTATAATTAATGGGTGGGAAAGTGAACAAGTACAAAAGGCTAGTTCTTGGATGAAGAAAGTTGAG AGGAAGCTAGAGGAGAAACGAGCAAGAGCCCTAGAAAAGATGCAAAATGACGTCGCAAAAGCGCACAGAAAAGCAGAAGAAAGAAGGGCATCAGCTGAGTCCAAGAGAGGGACCAAAGTCGCAAAAATCCTTGAAATTGCCAATTTAATGAGAGCTGTTGGGAGACCACCTGCTAAACGTTccttcttttaa
- the LOC105761647 gene encoding polygalacturonase ADPG2 has product MAQQNIQSLVFSYFIVLILFSLFSHYNALKEDLNASCNNYNVEDEMAAGYDPGAYPSYFTAIEGGGMKLEDPMTVALRDDEVLGMKQGYGVALRWTETVVNVDDFGAYGDKNVDTEAFEKAWKKACSLNGAVILQVPEGKNYILKPVKFSGPCNSNLTIQILGNIMASDDRSDYNEDSRHWLLFQKVDNLLVEGHDGGVINGNGMIWWQNSCKINKNLPCKDAPTAVTFYNSQNLVVRNLNIRDAQQIHVSFEKCTNVEASGFKITSPKISPNTDGIHITETKNIRITSSIIGTGDDCISIVNGSQNMQAMDITCGPGHGISIGSLGSKNSKAYVSGVTIDGAKLYGTANGVRIKTWQGGSGTASNIIFQNIEMYNVSNPIIIDQNYCDQSKTCKEQSSAVQVKDVLYNNINGTSTSEFAINFNCSKNHPCQGIVLQNVNLLQEQEHRPAKAICNNVILKEGDNVFPQCP; this is encoded by the exons atggCTCAACAAAATATACAATCACTAGTATTCTCATATTTCATAGTACTAATCTTATTCTCTTTGTTTTCACATTACAATGCTTTGAAAGAGGATTTGAATGCTTCTTGCAATAATTATAATGTTGAAGATGAAATGGCTGCCGGGTACGATCCGGGAGCGTACCCTTCGTATTTTACAGCCATCGAAGGCGGCGGAATGAAGCTCGAGGATCCAATGACGGTGGCGTTAAGGGACGATGAAGTTCTTGGCATGAAGCAGGGATATGGTGTCGCTTTGAGGTGGACTGAAACTGTTGTTAATGTTGATGATTTTGGTGCTTATGGTGATAAAAATGTTGACACTGAG GCATTTGAGAAGGCATGGAAGAAAGCTTGCTCATTGAATGGTGCAGTAATTCTTCAAGTACCCGAAGGAAAGAACTATATTCTCAAACCTGTTAAATTTTCAGGTCCCTGCAATTCCAATCTTACAATCCAG aTACTGGGGAACATAATGGCATCAGATGACAGATCAGATTACAATGAAGATAGTAGACACTGGCTTTTGTTTCAAAAGGTTGATAATTTGTTGGTTGAAGGCCATGATGGTGGGGTTATTAATGGGAATGGGATGATTTGGTGGCAAAATtcatgcaaaattaacaaaaatctc CCATGCAAGGATGCTCCAACG GCTGTTACCTTCTACAATAGCCAAAACTTGGTAGTTCGGAACTTGAACATTCGAGATGCGCAACAAATACATGTTTCCTTTGAAAAATGCACCAATGTTGAAGCCTCTGGATTCAAGATAACCTCCCCAAAAATAAGTCCAAATACCGATGGGATTCATATAACAGAAACAAAAAACATTCGGATCACAAGCTCCATCATTGGAACAG GTGATGATTGTATCTCCATTGTAAACGGATCTCAAAACATGCAAGCTATGGACATAACGTGCGGTCCAGGTCACGGAATTAG CATTGGGAGCTTAGgatctaaaaattcaaaggcTTATGTCTCTGGTGTGACTATTGATGGAGCTAAATTATATGGGACTGCAAATGGAGTTAGAATCAAGACATGGCAG GGAGGATCAGGAACTGCAAGCAACATCATATTTCAAAACATTGAAATGTACAACGTGAGTAACCCGATCATCATAGACCAAAACTACTGTGATCAAAGCAAGACATGCAAGGAACAG AGCTCAGCAGTTCAAGTGAAAGACGTGTTGTACAACAACATTAATGGGACAAGTACTTCTGAATTtgcaataaattttaattgcagCAAAAATCATCCTTGTCAAGGGATTGTGTTGCAAAATGTGAACTTGTTGCAGGAACAAGAACATAGACCAGCTAAAGCTATTTGCAATAATGTCATATTGAAGGAAGGGGATAATGTTTTCCCACAATGCCCTTAA